A genome region from Musa acuminata AAA Group cultivar baxijiao chromosome BXJ3-5, Cavendish_Baxijiao_AAA, whole genome shotgun sequence includes the following:
- the LOC103985034 gene encoding ras-related protein RABC2a: MGSSAEQDYDYAFKILLLGDAGVGKSCLIQSFMSHFVDNHPPTLGTDFQIKYLTVGDKKLKLTIWDTAGNERFRTLSTSFYRGAHGIIMVYDMTRPETFTHLTDTWTKEVEQYSTNQDCIKILAGNKLDKESERKVTKEEASALANAKGYLFVECSAKTRQNVEKCFQDLAEKILQVPNLAENAKNTSKPKPKPTQTATPKPDGCCTIQ; the protein is encoded by the exons aTGGGTTCATCGGCGGAGCAGGATTACGACTACGCCTTCAAGATACTGTTGTTAGGGGACGCCGGCGTGGGGAAGAGTTGCCTCATTCAGAGCTTCATGTCCCACTTCGTCGACAACCACCCACCCACCCTCG GGACGGATTTCCAGATCAAATATCTCACAGTCGGTGACAAGAAGCTGAAGCTTACCATATGGGACACTG CTGGGAATGAGAGGTTCAGGACATTAAGTACGTCTTTCTATCGAGGTGCTCATGGAATAATTATGG TTTATGATATGACGAGGCCAGAAACCTTCACCCATTTGACGGACACGTGGACCAAGGAAGTGGAGCAATACTCTACAAATCAAGACTGTATTAAGATTCTTGCCGGAAACAAATTGGATAAG GAGAGCGAGAGGAAGGTGACAAAGGAAGAAGCAAGTGCCCTTGCGAACGCCAAAGGGTATTTGTTTGTGGAATGCAGTGCAAAAACACGACAAAATGTGGAGAAATGCTTTCAGGATCTCGCAGAAAAG ATACTGCAAGTTCCTAACCTGGCGGAGAATGCTAAGAATACATCGAAACCAAAACCGAAACCGACGCAAACTGCAACACCAAAACCCGATGGGTGTTGTACGATTCAGTGA
- the LOC103985101 gene encoding thaumatin-like protein 1b, protein MAGTWILSAAVFSAILFPAASSTTFTVKNNCPFTIWPATLTGGRSALLPQTGLELAYGESQSLIAPAGWSGRFWARTRCTTDSTSGRFSCASGDCGSGAIECNGAGGAPPTTLVEFTLQGDGGKDFYDVSCVDGFNLPVSVTPRSGQGCSSISCPADINAGCPPELQERAGDGAVVGCKSACLAFDTDWYCCRGAYGTPSACKPTNYSMLFKNACPQAYSYAYDDATSTFTCVGANYLITFCP, encoded by the exons ATGGCCGGGACGTGGATCCTCTCCGCTGCCGTCTTCTCCGCCATCCTTTTTCCAG CTGCATCCTCTACTACGTTCACCGTGAAGAATAACTGCCCGTTCACGATCTGGCCCGCGACACTCACCGGCGGGAGATCGGCGCTGCTCCCTCAGACCGGCTTGGAGCTCGCATACGGTGAGTCGCAGTCTCTGATCGCGCCGGCCGGTTGGTCGGGCCGGTTCTGGGCGAGAACGCGGTGCACCACCGACTCGACCTCGGGCAGGTTCTCGTGCGCCTCCGGCGACTGCGGCAGCGGGGCCATCGAGTGCAACGGCGCGGGAGGGGCGCCACCCACCACGCTGGTGGAGTTCACGCTGCAGGGCGACGGGGGGAAGGACTTCTACGACGTGAGCTGCGTCGACGGCTTCAACCTACCGGTGTCGGTGACGCCGCGGAGCGGGCAGGGCTGCAGCTCGATCTCCTGTCCGGCGGACATCAACGCAGGCTGCCCGCCGGAGCTGCAGGAGAGAGCGGGTGACGGGGCGGTGGTGGGCTGCAAGAGCGCATGCCTGGCGTTCGACACGGACTGGTACTGTTGCAGAGGAGCGTACGGGACGCCGAGCGCATGCAAGCCGACGAATTACTCCATGTTGTTCAAGAATGCATGCCCTCAAGCTTATAGCTACGCTTATGACGACGCCACCAGCACGTTCACCTGTGTTGGTGCTaattacctcatcactttctgccCTTAA